The DNA region CAAGCGATCGCTGCACTGCAGTCAATTCCACCAACCAGTCCTTATCAGGCGATCGCCAAGACCAAACGGTCTGAATTTGAAAAGGAATTGGCGGCTGCCAGACAACGAGCCAAGCAGGCCAAAGCTAATACCAGTCAGGCTCCCCTGATCAGCAGTAAGGCCCAACCCTTAAATGTTTCCAGTGCGGTGATTCGTTCTTCTTCAGGGGCGGGAACGGTTTATCGAGCACCCATTAAACGCCGGGCAGGAGGAACGCCAATTATTGATGTCACCTTCAACGGCAATCAAACCTTTGACATGATTGTAGACACGGGAGCCAGCGGCACAGTCATTACGCCTTCCATGGCACAGGCACTGGGCGTGCAAGTCGTTGGCAAAACCAAGGTGAACACGGCCAGCCAAACCGGAGTTGAGGTGTCGTTAGGATATGTTCATTCGATCGCGGCTGGCGGGGCTGTGGTCAAGGAGGTGATCGTGGCGATCGGCAGTGATGCCCTGGATGTAGGGCTACTGGGCCATGACTTTTTCGATGATTTTGATGTCACCGTTAAGCAAGACGTGGTGGAATTTAGGCGACGGTAGGAGGAATAACGGTACGAGGGTGAGGGGTAAGGCCATTCCTCCGCATTGCCGCAATAAGCCTTAAATTAAAAACCGACGGTTTCGTGAGAAACTGTCGGCCAGTCGTGTGTTCCCTGTTGATGACTCAGCATTAGTTGAGCCTCCTTAAGTATGGCGGCTTTGCGGATTCAAGGTTGCGATCGTGATCAGAGCGATCGGAGATCTTCATCACCTTTATCAGTGATCCATATCACATTGAATAGATAGCCTCAAGATAGCCTCATGCCTACTAAAAAGGCCATTGGGTATTTGTTGTATGGTCCCCTCTCCTGTAGGCTACTGCGTACACACATCTTGGTACAACCCCAAGTCTAGATCCGGGGGACTTCTCCCCGGTTCCCCGCTGCGTGGGGTGGGGCGGTTTGGACAGAATCTCAAAAGATCTGTCAGTCAAGCAGGGCTTTAAAGTAGATCAAACATAGGCCATCTGGATAGCTCTTGTTCAGCATCTTTTAGAAAAAAATGACTTTGGATTGGAAATTATATGGTCAGGCAATCACAAGACTATTTAGATACAATTAAGCACTTTTATCTAAATCTTAATTTGACCAAAATTTGAAATTTATAAGCTTCTTTATAAAGAATGAAATCACAAGGATATGTTAGGCATAGCTGTAACGCATTAATCCCTCGAGCAGCATGGATTATGCGATCGCTAACCTATCCTACAGATGAGCAATGTTGATTATAGCGACCTACTGATATTCCGACTAAATTTGTCATTTCTATTGACAAAAATTCAAAATTTTGAATGACTCTTTTCAAGTACCTTATATTAAAGAGTACTTAAGCTTAAGATTAATTACTTATGTCTGATCTCCATTCTTCGTTTGATATAAGACAACGGGTTGCTGGTACTTTACGATTGGGGGGAGCGATCGCCTTTTGGGTGCAACTGGTGTTGGTAGTTGCCAGTGTCATCATTTTGCTTTT from Leptodesmis sichuanensis A121 includes:
- a CDS encoding retropepsin-like aspartic protease family protein, with amino-acid sequence MARLSHRRVLGLSKLLAQRQAAEFYRYGYGSQASLDPGHLRSARSALVFHFPKSLTLFMVKFARSQTPWLLASALLLGSVACSSRPSSQQNSLVSAPASPAPATVSSSAPAATPASPTPAAAQVDAYKLAEEKANSARNLSQSALTEDDWNLVSSRWQQAIAALQSIPPTSPYQAIAKTKRSEFEKELAAARQRAKQAKANTSQAPLISSKAQPLNVSSAVIRSSSGAGTVYRAPIKRRAGGTPIIDVTFNGNQTFDMIVDTGASGTVITPSMAQALGVQVVGKTKVNTASQTGVEVSLGYVHSIAAGGAVVKEVIVAIGSDALDVGLLGHDFFDDFDVTVKQDVVEFRRR